Proteins encoded within one genomic window of Tigriopus californicus strain San Diego chromosome 12, Tcal_SD_v2.1, whole genome shotgun sequence:
- the LOC131892054 gene encoding nose resistant to fluoxetine protein 6-like, whose product MRFKIALIGILCLDLVFSEITLGSNLVIPDLVNNVCKNHIELYNSINVLNFNKTNAWAIKMRESGGSTPAGLLLGNVNSGGSYSSCIEIDVKDPIFNGQTLETFGGRYLHSFLWSSVTPPDNDSEILTPQIVREHLHPREFNINPLASGPLVPRYLLGLPLRRHGMCLPSSCSFEESGAILQATLKELDTDENQWNSVSLVGYSPKDEIPLDAWDFAFISILCVFGALVLIGTILTILVEQNLINADSNAFLFWRGLSALETGRKILNARKPDSGGDHLTAIGGIRFFSMVWVLVCHVYGIYQLQIGVVNLLQLPKYFEGFWSQFVLNGYPSVDSFYFLSGTLVAYLTFKEIERCEGRFNLIVFYIHRYLRLTGVYFMVLLFRASLLKFLISGPNVANDEVTNCRQVLWRQVLYINNFYPKEDQAKYPPCAGPSWYLATDMQMFLVTPFLMYPMWRFKKFFFNYFWPIVWILVSTITIMVLTEVKNWGPSPTLDSSSSYFNENYYMPWCRIQPYLAGIVLGYILHLQRGQIIKLDWVVVLIGWIVALGGLFAVVYGLNLPSYFGEEMAREPTRATAISYGGLHRLTWGIALSWVVWACTKGYGGWINSFLSWEGFIPLARLTYVMYLIHDIWVTLYAGKYLHTITFNHFEAALASLWVFAVTTVVAFPVVVCIEAPILHLEKFLFSKLLANKPKQSST is encoded by the exons ATGAGGTTCAAGATTGCACTGATTGGCATTCTTTGCCTCGATCTTGTCTTTAGTGAAATAACACTGGGTTCAAATTTAGTGATACCTGATTTGGTGAATAATGTCTGCAAAAACCACATCGAGTTATACAACAGTATAAACGTTTTAAACTTCAACAAAACCAACGCTTGGGCCATCAAAA tgCGGGAATCTGGTGGGAGCACCCCAGCGGGATTGTTGCTTGGCAACGTTAATTCGGGTGGCTCGTATTCGTCTTGCATCGAAATCGACGTTAAAGATCCGATTTTCAATGGGCAAACCTTGGAAACCTTTGG AGGGCGCTACTTGCACTCCTTTTTATGGAGCAGCGTGACGCCACCGGACAACGATTCAGAAATTCTCACACCACAAATAGTCAGGGAACACCTTCATCCCCGCGAATTCAACATCAATCCGTTGGCTTCAGGACCTCTTGTTCCTCGA TACCTTTTGGGTCTGCCTTTGCGACGACACGGAATGTGTCTCCCTAGTTCTTGTTCGTTCGAAGAAAGTGGCGCCATCTTGCAGGCCACCTTAAAAGAATTGGACACGGATGAAAACCAATGGAATAGCGTGTCTCTGGTTGGATACTCGCCAAAAGATGAAATTCCTTTGGACGCTTGGGACTTTGCTTTCAT TTCCATCTTGTGCGTATTTGGTGCCTTAGTTCTGATAGGAACTATTCTGACAATTCTGGTTGAGCAAAATCTGATCAATGCAGATTCTAACG CGTTTCTCTTTTGGCGTGGATTATCTGCGTTGGAAACTGGTCGGAAGATTTTGAACGCCCGTAAACCAGATTCCGGGGGTGACCATTTGACGGCCATTGGTGGGATTCGATTcttttccatggtttgggTGTTAGTTTGTCATGTGTATGGAATATACCAATTGCAAATTGGCGTGGTGAACCTTCTACAGTTGCCCAAG TACTTTGAAGGCTTCTGGAGTCAGTTCGTCTTGAATGGATATCCAAGTGTGGATTCGTTCTACTTCTTAAGTGGAACATTGGTGGCTTATTTGACCTTCAAAGAGATTGAGCGATGTGAAGGAAGATTCAATCTGATTGTATTCTACATCCATCGATACCTAAG GTTGACTGGCGTTTACTTTATGGTTTTGCTTTTCCGGGCATCTCTTCTCAAGTTCCTTATTTCTGGACCAAATGTAGCCAATGACGAGGTCACAAACTGTCGGCAGGTGTTGTGGCGGCAAGTGCTCTACATTAATAACTTTTATCCCAAGGAAGACCAAGCAAAATATCCACCG TGTGCTGGCCCGTCTTGGTACTTGGCGACTGACATGCAAATGTTCCTGGTCACTCCTTTCCTCATGTATCCCATGTGGCGCTTTAAGAAGttcttttttaattatttttggCCCATTGTCTGGATTCTGGTGTCCACAATAACCATCATGGTCTTGACTGAGGTGAAGAATTGGGGCCCATCTCCAACCTTAGA CTCTAGCTCATCTTACTTCAACGAGAATTACTACATGCCGTGGTGTCGAATCCAACCATACCTTGCTGGAATAGTTTTGGGTTACATCCTTCATCTTCAGAGGggccaaatcatcaaattagATTGG GTTGTGGTGCTAATCGGATGGATCGTCGCCTTAGGGGGATTGTTTGCCGTGGTATATGGACTCAATCTTCCCAGTTATTTTGGGGAAGAAATGGCAAGGGAGCCCACGAGGGCCACGGCCATTTCGTACGGGGGTCTGCATCGACTGACTTGGGGCATTGCCTTGAGTTGGGTCGTTTGGGCATGCACGAAAGGTTACGGAG GTTggatcaattcatttctctcttgGGAGGGATTTATTCCTTTGGCTCGATTGACCTACGTTATGTACTTAATTCATGACATATGGGTCACGTTATACGCCGGCAAATACCTGCATACCATCACGTTCAATCACTTTGAAGCA GCTTTGGCTTCGTTATGGGTCTTTGCAGTTACCACCGTTGTAGCATTCCCAGTGGTGGTTTGCATTGAGGCTCCTATTCTCCACTTGGAAAAGTTCCTTTTCTCCAAGTTATTGGCAAACAAACCGAAGCAGAGCTCAACTTAA